The genomic stretch GACGATGCACTCTACGCGAAGAAAAACGACGCTGGCGATTTTGAGTTGACGATTGCCATTGCCGATCCAACTGCTTATATCACACCAGATGATGAAATGGACAAGGTTGCACGAGAGCGTGGCTTTACCATTTATCTTCCTGGACGCAACATCCCAATGCTGCCTCGTGACCTTGCTGATGAACTGTGTTCGCTAATCGAAGGTGAAATCCGCCCTGCCCTTTGCTGCACAGTCACCGTCAGTAAAGACGGCGTGATTGGCGATGATATCCAGTTCTTTGCGGCAAACATCAAGTCGCACGCCCGTTTGGCGTATGACAATGTCTCCGACTGGCTCGAAACAGGCAGCTGTGAAAAATGGCAACCAAGCGAAGAAATTGCTGCCATCGTGCGTGACCTATACCAGTTCTCGCAAGCTCGCGCTGAATGGCGAGAGAAGAATGCTGTCGTGTTCCCAGATCGTCCAGATTACCGTTTTGAACTGAGTGAAGATAACGATGTCGTTGCGATTCACGCAGACATGCGTCGCAGTGCAAACCGCTTAGTCGAAGAGTCGATGATCACAGCCAACATTTGTGCGGGTAAAACACTGCAAGCCCATTTCGGTACTGGCGTATTTAACTGCCATGCAGGCTTCAAACCAGAGAAGATTGCCGATGTAGTGGAACTGGTTAACCCAGACGGTACGTTGGAGTTCACAGCTGAGTCGATTGCCACTCGTGAAGGTTTTGCTGCGCTACGCCGCTGGTTAAGCAAACAAGAAACGACTTATCTTGATAACCGAATTCGCAAATTCCAAACCTACAGTGAAGTGAGCAACCAGCCTTTACCGCACTATGCGATGGGCCTTGATATCTACGCAACTTGGACATCTCCAATTCGTAAATATGGCGATATGATCAACCATCGTATGCTTAAGGCACTAATTCTAAACAAAGAGCCTGTGCAAAAACCGGATGATAGTGTCGGCGAAGAGCTTGCTTTACACCGCAAACATCACAAGATTGCAGAACGTAATGTTGCAGACTGGCTGTATGCACGCACTCTAGCAGACGCTCCAGCAAATCAAACGCTGTTTACCGGTGAAATCTTCGATATTAACCGTGCTGGTATGCGCATCCGTTTACTTGAAAATGGCGCTGCGGCATTCATCCCTGGTTCTCTTATTATTGATAATAAAGAAAGAATTGAGTGCAATGGTGACCTAGGTACTGTTTCTATCGATAAAGAAGTGGTATACAAACTGGGAGACGTTCTTGAAGTCGTGTTAGCTGACGTTAACCAGGAGAACAGAAGCCTGGTTGCGAAACCTACCCAAGTATTCGCTGAATTACCCGTGGTAGAAGAAACTCAGAATTAACATCTTAAAAAGCGTTCAAATGAACGCTTTTTTTATACCACCAATTCACAAAAACGTGATTTTCATTGGTAACACTGCAAGAACAGTTCTATTAAATATAACTATATTCATTCAGTGGTAAGCTACTTTATGCCAACAATAGAAATTATCAGATTTAACCACTTTGCTCCGAGGAAACAGGAACGTTATCCAGTGACAAAGAATGGCCTATTTTTCGTGGAGCAAGGCAGCCTAACCGTAACACAAGATTCCGGAGCAACGAGTGAGCTGACGGCAGGAGAATTTGCATTGTACAATTCCGGCCAATTAAAAGAAGCTCAAGCTCAACCGGGAGAAAATGGATTTTCAGCGTTAGCCTTGGTGTTTAGCATCACGCTGCTTCAAAAGTTCCGTAACGTTTACCCTTTATCTAAAATTCCAGCTCAACAAACTGACACCTTTTTCAAATTCAGTGGTCAACATAAGCGAATCGACCAGCTGAAAGATATGCTTATTGAAGAAGTTGAGAGGAAACAAAACTCGCAAGCTCAAGAACATTTAGCCTTGGCGTTAATGGCGCTCATGGTTGAAAAACAGCCAGAGCTACTCAATATGATTATTCGCGCAACACAATTTAGTGAAACGCAAAAAATCATTCAGTTTATTGAAAGCAATATCGAAGAAGAGATCTCTTTGGAGACGCTAGCCAAGCACATGGGTATGTCCACCGCAACCCTGAAACGACGCTTAGCGGCAGAAGAGATGTCATTTTCACAGTTGTTGAAGATCAAGCGAATCTCTCATGCAGCGACTCAGCTTCGCGTCACGGATAAATCGATTACCACCATTGCTTACGAGTCTGGATTTAAAAGTGCTGCCCATTTTAGTACCGCGTTTAAAGCGGTACAGCAAATGACGCCCAAAGAGTTCCGCGCGAAAGTACAACAACACGGTAAAGCCTAGCGACGAGCTTTCCAAATCAGGCAAGCGTAATGCGTAGTGATTCACTCACTGCGCATTACCAAAAACACGCCAATGGGTCGTGTTCTATCTCCTCTAAAATCGAATCAAGATCATCGGATTTCATTAGCGGGTAATAGGGTTCCCAATAGAACGTGTCACCGTCAAACTTCGCTTGAAAGAACAACCATTCGCCGTGAAATACATCAAAGAGAACTTTGGCCACCGGTGAGGTGTATTCACTGTGACGAGAATCCAACAAATACGCCGCTTTGTAAAAAATCACTCCAGTCTCGATCGGTTGATAGAGACATTTTCCGAGCTCAACGGGAAGGTTAACGTTTCTTTTTGTGCACAGCGCTTGGGCACCTTTATTAAGCCGACTGATAGCAATTTGCGTCACTGACATAGTCATTCCTTCATCTATTCGGCTAGATTTGCTGACGTTTGCTTTCGAAGCCCTATCAAAAAGCCACAGGCTTACTCAACGCCACCGTTTGCCGCTTTATAGACTTATTTTAGTACACAAAGTGTAATCGCCATGCGAGTGACTTAATGTTTAGACCTTCACAAAAATGTAACCTGAACGAAATATCATTCCACTCTCAAATAACCCTATTTTGGAGTAAGTTATGTTTCGCTTTGTGGTACCCGTCCTTTTATCTCTCTTTTCTATCGTCCCATTAAGCAACGCTAAAGAAGTGAATATTTCCGGTTCGACCTCTGTTGCACGTGTAATGGACGTGCTTGCCGAAGAGTTTAACAAGTCTCACACAGATTCTTTTATCGCCGTCCAAGGTATTGGCTCGACCGCAGGAATCACGATGGTTAACAAAGGCGTAGTTGAGCTGGGGATGAGCTCCCGCTACCTCACAGAAAGCGAGAAAGGTGAAGATTTGAATGTGGATTTAATTGCTTACGACGGGCTAGCGGTGGTCATCAACCGTTCCAATACCCTTTCTAATCTGACTCAAGAGCAACTCTACAATATCTACAAAGGCAAAATCACCAACTGGAAACAAGTGGGTGGTGAAGACAAACCCATCGCTGTTGTCACTCGCGAGACTTCCTCTGGCACTCGCTATAGCTTTGAAAGCTTACTGGGCCTGACTCGCATTATTAATGATCGTCTTGTTTCGGACATCAATCCAAGCAACTTAGTTGTCAACAGCAATAGCATGGTGAAAACCATCGTAAACCATAACCAACATGCTATTGGTTTTATCTCGATGGGTTCGGTTGACAACTCCGTAAAAGCGATTAGCGTTGAAGGTGTTGCACCAAACTCAGATAACATCAAAAACCACTCATACTTACTGTCACGTCCATTCTTGATTTTGTATAAAGTCGGCGCCGTCGATAAAGACAGTAAAGCATTCATCGCTTTCATTAAGTCAACTCAAGGACAGAAAATCATTACCGATTATGGCTATACCTCAGTGAGCAGCCAGAAAGAATAAGTGATTTCGCATTCGATAAAAAAGCCAGTCCGTTAAAGGACTGGCTTTTCAGATTGATGACGAACCCCGCTTTTTAAGTGGGGTTCTTTTTTGGAAGCGACCGTAGGTCGCGATCGTGATTTTTTTTTGTTATATCGTGCGCAGAAGTTCCCATTCATTACATGGGTATACAGAAGCAAGTATCTGCCTTATTTCTGCCATATTTAAGCCCATTTTTCGTAGATAGTTCACCACCAACGCTATCTTCTTGATGTTTTGGGCTGCCGCTGCCAACCAACACTGCATTTGCACATTAGCTAGACCTCTGAATCGTGCATAACGATGACCATGATGTTGCTTAGCGTCTGCAAAGCTCCGTTCTACTGTTTCACTTCGACGTCGATAGGTCTTCTTACCATAGGAAGAAAGCCGCATTTGATTTGCTCTCTCTACGGCATCGCTATAGATATGCCGAGTAATCACTTTCTTCATGTTTTTGCTTTGAGTACAGTCATCCCTCATTGGACAGAACGCACACTCTTTCGGGTCTGAGTGGTATTCTCGGTAGGCATCGCGTGACGTGGTTTTATAAAGCAACGCCTGACCATTCGGACACTGGTAGCAGTCTCTTTGCGCATCGTAAGTAAAGTGTTTCTTTTTGAACGCATTTTTCGTTCTCGATGGACGTCGATAACCGAACACGCCAAGAATACCTCGACGTTCAAGTGACTCCGCCACTGGAGCGGTAAAGTAGCCCGCATCCAGTCCAACGGCTATCGGGTTCAATTGGAATGTAGCAAGCGTGTAATCTAAGCGTTGAACGTAAGGCTGTGAGTCATTGATGTTGCCCGCGGTGGTATAGGTATCGAGGATAATTCCATGTTGACCATCAACGGTTCGATGGTCGAGGTAGAAGAAGCCTTGTGGCTTATTATCACGAGTCATGAAGCCACTCTCTGGGTCAGTGGTGCTGGTTTTGGTATTCTTTGTTTTTGACTCTGATTCACGAGCCTTAAGAGGCTTCTTACCCGCTTTTTCTCGGTCTAACGCGACGTCGTCATCCAGCATATCAAGATAGGCACTCGCGCGAACCGCCGTGACTTTATTGGTGTGTTTATTCTTGTTGGCGTTCGCTTTGAGATGAGTACTGTCCGTAAAGAGCTCTTGACCCGCGACCAAGCCTTTCGTCATGGCTTGCTCTACGATATTGATAAAAATACGTTCGAATACATCCGTGCCATTAAAGCGACGAATGCGGTTTTGGCTTAGAGTCGAAGCGTGGATGACTTTCTCTGTTAATGACATCCGTAAGAACCAACGGTAAGCGACATTCACTTCAATTTCTTTAACGAGCTGACGCTCACTTTTTATACCAAAGATATAACCAAGCAAGATGATTTTGAAGAGACGAACAGGGTCAACAGGTGGACGCCCATTATCTTTACAATAAAGATGAGCGACTTCATCACGAATGAATTCAAAGTCGATAGCATTATCGATTTTGCGCACTAAATGGTTTTTAGGAACTAACTGTTCCATCGTCACCATTTCCAGTTCGTATTGTTGCGGAGTCGGTTCTTGAAGCATATCGGAGTATCCATATTTCGATACCCCTATTAGATCAAAGGTCTAGCTCGAAAGCTAGACCTTTGTCAGCAGTCTGAAAAGCCAGTCCGTTAAAGGACTGGCTTTTGATTTCTCCGCTCAAATATGGCGGTTATTGAGAGAGATGTTAAGGCGTCACATCTGGCTCTACTGGTGTTTCAGGTTGCGTCTCGTCTACAATCGGCTTACGTAATTGCAAGAACCAGTACTCAGCTGACTCTTGGCCCTCAGTAGCAAGTATCACCGTGTCACCAAGGTTATACGCTTTCGCTTCAGTAGTTGAAACTTTCGCAGGCAATTGATACATGAAACTATCGCTAAACCAGTCGCCTTTCTCCCCTTTGACTGCTGCGCCGTGACCGAACAAAACAAACTGCTCGTTTGGTACATCCGCATTAGACACTGTGTATTGATTGCCATCAATCACCGGGAACTTGGCATAAGAGCCTTCCAGCAGTTTGTCCTTTTTGTTGAAGAGATCATGACGAATCTGTTTCTCGATCACGCCTTCCACTTCCACATCAACAATCTCTGCCACATGGAACATGTCTGTGCTATTGACTGACTGACGCCCTGCACTGTAAACGACATTGGCATCTGACTTAACACTGGCGACGCCATAGTTATCACCACCACGACGGGACATGCCTTCTTCGAACAGGAACAGGTACGGAAGATCTGCAATTGAGTTCCAAACCCAGTAGCCGATCAGGTCATAACTGCCGCGAGCAGCAATCAAACAACCCGCACCAGATTCTGCAAGCTCTGCTCTTAGCGCAACACTGACCGATTTAGGTTCAGCACAGAAGTAACCTGCATCACCTGGGTACATAAACTGCTGTGATGTCGCAGTTTTCGTTTCCATGTTATAGAGGTTCAATGTTGGTGGAGCAAATGCGCCGTAGTCCATCTGATTCGTATCTAGTGCAGCGATCATCCCTTGCTGAGACGGCAGTTGCACTGGCACACCATTGAGTGAAGCAATCTTGTCATTCCACGTATTGCTCGCGAAATCAAATTCAGACACGAGCGTTGTATCGTCTTCTTTGACTAGGAATAAGTTACCATTCGACGCAAAGTAGAAACTATCTGCATTGAGATTAAATTGCTTTTTGTACAAGGTGCTGGTATCAACTTCGGCAAGCGTGCCATCCGCCAGCGTCATACGATACGCTTTGTGCTCAGGAATCACGCCGCTTACGTGTTGGTTAGAGGTAACCAACATCACATAACCATTCGACGCTGAGATCACTTGATTGGAGAGCAGTTTGAAATCCGTTGTCGGCAAGAGCACCTCAACCGCATCACTCTCACCATTTGCCGTTACTTGAGTAACAAACAACGCACCATTTTGAGATCCTGAAACCTGCCAGAAGCGGTATAGCGTGTCACCACTTTGTACAGCTTGAACCAGCGTTAGCCCCTGCAAACTTGCTTGATTACCCGCGACTTTGTGCCACTGATAGACATCTTGATTATCCAACACAGCGACAGGGAGATCGATGCGTGTTGGGTAGTCGTACGCGTCTGTAATTGCGCCAATTTCAGCGAAAATATTTTGCAGTTCAACCGGTACAGAATCAAGACCCAGCTTAGTTTCACCCGCTCGTACACCACGCATAAAGTCTGCATCTTTATCTAAGTTTGCAACTTGAATACCCGATGCATCGACTTCCTCTCTAAAACCATAACTTTCAAAGTCTAGCCCACCCGAAGTGGCAGAGAACTCATGAACAACGCCATTTGAACGCGTAAATTTGAAGGTATAAGGCAGTTTACTACCCTCATTCAAAATCATCTTACCGTCGACGAACTCTGGTACAGAAGACACGATCATGGCTTGGGTTACCGTTACGGTTTGTTCTAACGTAAAACCTTTGTATGTGGCCGTAACAACAGACGTGCCTTCGACAATACCCGTTGCGAGACCTTGCTCATCAATAGTGAGCACATCTGATGCGCTTGTCGTCCATGCGACACCTTCAACGATTTGAGATACAGAACCATCGTTATACTCACCGTTCAACGTTAGCTGTACAGATTGGTTCTTAGAGACACTACTATTCGGTAGGTTTAGGCTGATCCCTGTAAGTTTAGCAACCACACTAAACTCTTGAGACGCGCTGTAACCTTCGTAAGTTGCCGTTACCGTGGCACTTCCAACCCCTTTCGCGACAAAGACACCCGAACCCACAGGTTCAAGGATCGCAGGATTACTCGATACCCATTCAGCGTTCTCGCTAAAGTTCACCACGTAACCGTTCTCGTGCACACCTTCAGCGACCACTTTAAACTGCTCTTGGAGATATTGTTCGCGTTTGTCAAAGCCCAATCTCAAGCCAGATAATGTAGCTGGTTCAGCATTGAAAGCAATGGTTGACGTCGCACCTTGATAAGTCGCAGTGAGAGAGATATCACCCGTACCCACAACTTGAAGATGGCCATCAACAAACGTAATAGCGTTTGCTGGCGACGCTGACCAAGTGACGAATCCAGTCACCTCAGTTGTTGTACTGTCTGTCCAGATTGCAGAAACCAACGGCAGAAGCTTATCGCCTACGCTCACTTTTTTATCGACGCCGCTCAACACAATGTTGCTCAGCCCTACACCTTCAGCGGTAAATGTGCTCGATGTGGATACGCCTTTGTATTCGGCTTTAAAAGTAATCACACCCGGCTCTTTGACCTTCCAACGAGCGCCGACTTTTTCTAACGCAGAAGCAGGCGTAACGGTGAAAGTCGCGTCTTTGCTGATGTCAGTTGACGATGCATCCGACCAAAGCGCAAATGTTGAAGGACTAATCAAATCCCCCACATGCGCGATTTGTGGCAGGCCAGTCACTAGCACATACTTGATACTTGCAGGAGCAGGGTCCGGTGAAATCACCGCATCATATTCTGAAGACCAACCAGGAAGGTTAGTGAAACGGTGCGCTTCTTGCTCGACGAACCAAGTATCGGCAAACAGAGCGTTCCACGCATTGTTGTACGGAATGTCGTTAAGGCGATGCCACTGCTCCCATGAAATGTCACTTCTCACATTTCGTAGCCAAGTCACGGTATTGTCGAACCCGGTGAGAGAGCCATCAAAATCAACAATCGACTT from Vibrio vulnificus NBRC 15645 = ATCC 27562 encodes the following:
- the rnb gene encoding exoribonuclease II, with the protein product MFQDNPLLAQLKQQIQENLPKKEGTIKATEKGFGFLEVDSKTSFFIPPAYMKKCMHGDKVIAIIRTENEREVAEPQELVEQMLNRFIGRVKMFKGKLNVVPDHPQLKKMSLKAKTKKGLNPQEFAEGDWVVGHLIRHPLKDDNGFFVEISEKITDANDKIAPWWVTLAENDLPNSEPAGIDDWQIKDDADLERIDMTHIPFVTIDGESTKDMDDALYAKKNDAGDFELTIAIADPTAYITPDDEMDKVARERGFTIYLPGRNIPMLPRDLADELCSLIEGEIRPALCCTVTVSKDGVIGDDIQFFAANIKSHARLAYDNVSDWLETGSCEKWQPSEEIAAIVRDLYQFSQARAEWREKNAVVFPDRPDYRFELSEDNDVVAIHADMRRSANRLVEESMITANICAGKTLQAHFGTGVFNCHAGFKPEKIADVVELVNPDGTLEFTAESIATREGFAALRRWLSKQETTYLDNRIRKFQTYSEVSNQPLPHYAMGLDIYATWTSPIRKYGDMINHRMLKALILNKEPVQKPDDSVGEELALHRKHHKIAERNVADWLYARTLADAPANQTLFTGEIFDINRAGMRIRLLENGAAAFIPGSLIIDNKERIECNGDLGTVSIDKEVVYKLGDVLEVVLADVNQENRSLVAKPTQVFAELPVVEETQN
- a CDS encoding AraC family transcriptional regulator, whose protein sequence is MPTIEIIRFNHFAPRKQERYPVTKNGLFFVEQGSLTVTQDSGATSELTAGEFALYNSGQLKEAQAQPGENGFSALALVFSITLLQKFRNVYPLSKIPAQQTDTFFKFSGQHKRIDQLKDMLIEEVERKQNSQAQEHLALALMALMVEKQPELLNMIIRATQFSETQKIIQFIESNIEEEISLETLAKHMGMSTATLKRRLAAEEMSFSQLLKIKRISHAATQLRVTDKSITTIAYESGFKSAAHFSTAFKAVQQMTPKEFRAKVQQHGKA
- a CDS encoding DUF3024 domain-containing protein, translating into MTMSVTQIAISRLNKGAQALCTKRNVNLPVELGKCLYQPIETGVIFYKAAYLLDSRHSEYTSPVAKVLFDVFHGEWLFFQAKFDGDTFYWEPYYPLMKSDDLDSILEEIEHDPLACFW
- a CDS encoding phosphate ABC transporter substrate-binding protein, producing the protein MFRFVVPVLLSLFSIVPLSNAKEVNISGSTSVARVMDVLAEEFNKSHTDSFIAVQGIGSTAGITMVNKGVVELGMSSRYLTESEKGEDLNVDLIAYDGLAVVINRSNTLSNLTQEQLYNIYKGKITNWKQVGGEDKPIAVVTRETSSGTRYSFESLLGLTRIINDRLVSDINPSNLVVNSNSMVKTIVNHNQHAIGFISMGSVDNSVKAISVEGVAPNSDNIKNHSYLLSRPFLILYKVGAVDKDSKAFIAFIKSTQGQKIITDYGYTSVSSQKE
- a CDS encoding IS1182 family transposase, which produces MLQEPTPQQYELEMVTMEQLVPKNHLVRKIDNAIDFEFIRDEVAHLYCKDNGRPPVDPVRLFKIILLGYIFGIKSERQLVKEIEVNVAYRWFLRMSLTEKVIHASTLSQNRIRRFNGTDVFERIFINIVEQAMTKGLVAGQELFTDSTHLKANANKNKHTNKVTAVRASAYLDMLDDDVALDREKAGKKPLKARESESKTKNTKTSTTDPESGFMTRDNKPQGFFYLDHRTVDGQHGIILDTYTTAGNINDSQPYVQRLDYTLATFQLNPIAVGLDAGYFTAPVAESLERRGILGVFGYRRPSRTKNAFKKKHFTYDAQRDCYQCPNGQALLYKTTSRDAYREYHSDPKECAFCPMRDDCTQSKNMKKVITRHIYSDAVERANQMRLSSYGKKTYRRRSETVERSFADAKQHHGHRYARFRGLANVQMQCWLAAAAQNIKKIALVVNYLRKMGLNMAEIRQILASVYPCNEWELLRTI
- a CDS encoding Ig-like domain-containing protein, whose translation is MYKNGLMGIPLILMLTACGSDSGGSDASTDSREYKGLKFTGIVYDGPLYDAEVSIYAGEKLLAQAKTDQDGRYFVEAKVYLDEYESLKSLPITYKAQRNEVILYEYAGQTLEQTIDSEGVDALISNFSTVEYVLADVNKDNFVSANEWAAYQTLDRRYAEQMIVRYGVGLKSIVDFDGSLTGFDNTVTWLRNVRSDISWEQWHRLNDIPYNNAWNALFADTWFVEQEAHRFTNLPGWSSEYDAVISPDPAPASIKYVLVTGLPQIAHVGDLISPSTFALWSDASSTDISKDATFTVTPASALEKVGARWKVKEPGVITFKAEYKGVSTSSTFTAEGVGLSNIVLSGVDKKVSVGDKLLPLVSAIWTDSTTTEVTGFVTWSASPANAITFVDGHLQVVGTGDISLTATYQGATSTIAFNAEPATLSGLRLGFDKREQYLQEQFKVVAEGVHENGYVVNFSENAEWVSSNPAILEPVGSGVFVAKGVGSATVTATYEGYSASQEFSVVAKLTGISLNLPNSSVSKNQSVQLTLNGEYNDGSVSQIVEGVAWTTSASDVLTIDEQGLATGIVEGTSVVTATYKGFTLEQTVTVTQAMIVSSVPEFVDGKMILNEGSKLPYTFKFTRSNGVVHEFSATSGGLDFESYGFREEVDASGIQVANLDKDADFMRGVRAGETKLGLDSVPVELQNIFAEIGAITDAYDYPTRIDLPVAVLDNQDVYQWHKVAGNQASLQGLTLVQAVQSGDTLYRFWQVSGSQNGALFVTQVTANGESDAVEVLLPTTDFKLLSNQVISASNGYVMLVTSNQHVSGVIPEHKAYRMTLADGTLAEVDTSTLYKKQFNLNADSFYFASNGNLFLVKEDDTTLVSEFDFASNTWNDKIASLNGVPVQLPSQQGMIAALDTNQMDYGAFAPPTLNLYNMETKTATSQQFMYPGDAGYFCAEPKSVSVALRAELAESGAGCLIAARGSYDLIGYWVWNSIADLPYLFLFEEGMSRRGGDNYGVASVKSDANVVYSAGRQSVNSTDMFHVAEIVDVEVEGVIEKQIRHDLFNKKDKLLEGSYAKFPVIDGNQYTVSNADVPNEQFVLFGHGAAVKGEKGDWFSDSFMYQLPAKVSTTEAKAYNLGDTVILATEGQESAEYWFLQLRKPIVDETQPETPVEPDVTP